Below is a window of Rhodamnia argentea isolate NSW1041297 chromosome 11, ASM2092103v1, whole genome shotgun sequence DNA.
TCAAATATCACATGAAAGTCATGATCAAATTTTagtcaaatttgaaaatatataattgCAATACCTTCTTTAACGTGCTATTCCATgcctgaattttttaatttttttagatgtAATCCCTAAAGtttgattcaatatgcaacTTCGTCCTTGAcctttaatttggtcaatatgATCTACGACCTTTTCGTAAACGTTCAATATAATCTATGGATTACCATATCCCTTAATTCAATTTAGCCCATTAATACTATAGTTCATGGGGtaaattaaagagaaaatttcaaaaaaagaaatagcttTAAGTGCCATCATTTTGTCAAATAAAGACCTCAAGTAGACCTTATTTTAATTAAAGGTCCGAAGTGCGCTCTTTATTTCAAGAAAGGGCCCGATTAGGggcatttttcacattttatgttttttttttattctttttttccttttttctttccttttttcctttttgtctcttcCACCTCGACTCCCCAATGGCCGTGGGCCGGGTCGTCTCGTGGCCGCCGATGAGGGTGCGGCCGAATTCAGAAGATCTCGCTTGCAAATCCCCAAACCTATCTCACCAATCCCCTCCGGAAATTATGGCTCCAATGGCCCCTCCACTTCTTCATTGTCTTCTTCAATCCTCAAGCCCAATTCCGAGTATCCCACGGGTTACTCTTCAAGCCGCACAAGTTCTTGGCACCCACTTGACAAAACCTCGTCGAGAAAGCGGCTCAAATCATCTCaatccggcgagggcttgccGCCCGTTGCCTAGGCTACGCGAGGCAAGCCCTCGCCTATGGCTAGCCGACGACCACCGGTGAGGCgagatggaagagaaaaaaagggaaaaaaaatagaaaatgtaaaagtaCAAAAATATCCCCGATTAAGCCcttctttgaattttgacccaaaaaaaagtctttctttgaaataaataaggcacttcatactcttatttgaaataatctaCACTGcatctctttttttaaatttttataaattaaatatatatcataaattaaaattttaaaaataatattatacGTTAGCATaagatttatggatcatattaaatgaaaaatttagggACGGCATATTGAGTCAAATTTGGAGATTAATTATCTCAATTTTCGTAGATAAATATTCCCGCGATGTCGTGGTCTTAcgactcattctctctctccccccgaCTGATCAATCGTGACGCCGGACCAAGAAGTGGCAGGGACGAGCAACGTCTTgatttgataaacctttgaccacTTCATCGTTTCTGAATCTTCTTCCTTGTCTCCGAATCCCAGGGTATGTTTCCTCTCTTTTAACCTTCCAATTTTTTCCAGAGAAATTTCCTCGTGCTCGAATGGTTTCTCAGTTCGGTCTTGTTGCTGGAGATTCTTTGCGGGTGACGTTGGATCTGGCTCGGAGAGATCGAAATTGGATCTGGGTATTGCTCCATTTCTTGGTTGGATGTTGATGGCGTAGAGTTTCATGGATGTTGCCAGCTATTAGGGTTTATGTATTTGGTCTTTGATTTCTTGGGCAGCTTCTTGTTTTGGTAATGGCATCGTGAGGTTGAGACTTATGCAAATTTGCTTTAAAATGCTATCGAATGGGTAATTAGATTTCTGTACAGAAAAGGGTGACGGTTCTGGGCATCCCTGGTTTTCCcttcttgttttttcccctGAAAATTTGGTATTCTCAGCTTGGATGCTTTCTGTGACTTGTAGATGGCTTGTTTGTCTATAAAAGGAAGTTCTTTACCACTTTGTGAAATTGTCTTATGCATTTGAGTGATGAACATGAGAATTAGATTGTGTCTTCAATAGACAAAAAAGAACTGGTTGATTGCTACATAATGCTACTTGCGAGTGTTCTGATGGAAGATGAAGTTGTCTTCACCATTGTGCTTTTCATTTGGGGCCCAGAAAGCCTAATTCTTGATCAACTGCAAcgctttcattttttaagtgggAAATTCACAGCAGCTCTTTCTTGACCCAAAAGTAAATAAACAGAATGATACCTGTGCACTTGACTGGTAGCCTTCTTGCATAATGATTTGAGTAAATAAGTGTGGTGTTCTCACCCTAATGTGCCCTGACTCAAGGACCCAGGATCTAACGAGTCTTCTGtatttttggtgaattgtaaTTAGTCTTTGGACTTTACAGTCTTACGACTCTATCAAGTCTATTCCAGAATCGAGGTAGATGACTTTGTTGGCTGTTTTAGTTGGCTTCTGGTATTCGTCTTTTGCGCGATGAACTTTCACTTGCACGTCTAATATCTGAGCCAATATTAGTCGAGCTTTCAACATATTCGATCCTCTGGAGGGACTTTCACGTTACACTTGTGAGAAAAATCCATTGTTTCCTGTGCACTTAGCCTCGTCACTGTATCCAACCATGAACAGGGATACTAATTGCAATCCTTTACTTAAATTATATCTGATTAAGACCTGCCAATACTTCTATAAGCTCTACGATACAGTTGACCAGTTGTATGTCTTGGGTACAAACTGTTTCTTTTTCATCTGGAATTTTACCTGAGCCATAACAGTTATACTGAAATAGGGCTTTAATCTATATTCAATCCGCTAACTTGCTGCCATCATTGTGCTGGCGGATGTTGCTGGTCTGATTTACTAGAAAATGAAAGAGCGGAATTTTACAAACCAACGGATGTTTTTGACAGATTTTAAGATGAACGGAAGAATGGGCAGGCGGGGCTATAAAGATCCGATGCTAACACGGATGGTGACTTCTGTGTTCAAGTTTGTGCGGGTTGCGGAGTTTGAGATattgttcttccttttcttcttcattgccTTCCTCATCTTCAAGGACCTGGTAAGTCTTCCTTCCTTCCCAACCGTCTCATTTCCCCATGAACTTTCAGTAATATTGAAGTTGTGGAACCATGCGATCCATGGAGACAATTTATGTCCCAGACTTAATTTGTGACTACTATTCAATTTTGGAGTCCTTGTCGAAATTTGTTGTCCTCTGAAAGAATGTCATCTGATATCGGAGAGTGTCACTTCACATAGATTATCAGGAATAAGGATTTAGGCTTTGTACTGATCGCGCTTGGATTTGTTCGTTCGCAGACATCTCGTGCTGGATACAACCAAATCCTCGTAAAGAAGCCTGGTGGGAACGATATGTGGAATTACTAGCTCAAAACTAaatgttgtcttcttctttttctcctttcccaCTTGCGGTTGCATCTTGCTATGTCTGATGAACTTCAGATTTTGCCATTGTTTTATTCCAGTGTAACTTTCTCCCTGGTTTTCATGTGAATAAGATCCCTTGGGCTACATGCTTGctcattttgataaaaaaagtttCTTCCGAGGACTAGactgaaaattgggaaaatgtaGATTCCTGAAATAATCACCATAATAAACTAATCAAGTTTCTCTCTGCATTTCGATTTGTACACTtagctaaaacagcaaaaatttcaaatgttcGTATATCTAGGACTGATTTATGCTATCTATATGGTATCCAATGCATTGTGGTAGAGTAAGTATTTAAACAAGTGGGTCATACTTAGCATCCGTTACACGTGCCTTAGTACATCAATTCTTCAAATTAATATTAGGGCAtagtttgtcgcgacctaaaatttggaaatttcgtgctaatggattattaagttaattaattaaatgaattgactaacctaactcgaactctccgaagttcataccaaatcgcaacttaatatacaaaaattttttaattagagttgccactaatcgtttttggtaggtcgattagaaatctaagtaaattagcgaaagagctaaattacttctacgaaccaaagattaagaactcggggacttgattacgctagattactctaacgtcctttcggtaccattttatttcatgaaaaatttttgtcgggcaacattaattgattttgacttaagtcactaacaaaggctatcgtgcgattgcacaatcaattaattgaacatctagaagtcaaggtaattgcaggAAGCATATGCCAaaacaaattgttctcact
It encodes the following:
- the LOC115750529 gene encoding uncharacterized protein LOC115750529; its protein translation is MNGRMGRRGYKDPMLTRMVTSVFKFVRVAEFEILFFLFFFIAFLIFKDLTSRAGYNQILVKKPGGNDMWNY